From Eretmochelys imbricata isolate rEreImb1 chromosome 17, rEreImb1.hap1, whole genome shotgun sequence, a single genomic window includes:
- the BUD23 gene encoding 18S rRNA (guanine-N(7))-methyltransferase isoform X3, translated as MAGSGRRPEHRGPPELFYDVAEAWKYSQNSRMIEIQSQMSERAVELLGLPKDRPCFLLDVGCGSGLSGDYISEEGHHWVGMDISSAMLDVAVEREVEGDLILADMGQGIPFRPGMFDGCVSISAVQWLCNADKKTHSPPKRLYRFFSTLYSALARGSRAVLQLYPENSEQLELITAQAMKAGFTGGMVVDYPNSAKAKKFFLCLFVGMAGVLPKNTVQKCQGQVCKEKPGLGLGEEGT; from the exons ATGGCGGGGAGCGGCCGGAGGCCTGAGCATCGCGGGCCCCCGGAGCTG TTTTACGATGTGGCCGAGGCCTGGAAATActcccagaa CTCTCGAATGATTGAGATCCAGTCGCAGATGTCAGAGCGGGCCGTGGAGCTTTTGGGCTTGCCCAAGGATCGGCCATGTTTCCTTCTGGATGTCGG CTGTGGCTCTGGTTTGAGTGGAGATTACATCTCTGAAGAGGGACATCACTGGGTTGGGATGGACATCAGTTCTGCCATGCTGG ATGTTGCTGTGGAGAGAGAGGTGGAAGGAGACCTCATCCTTGCAGACATGGGGCAGGGGATTCCCTTCAGGCCAGGCATGTTTGATGGCTGTGTCAG TATTTCTGCAGTGCAGTGGCTCTGTAACGCTGATAAGAAGACACACAGTCCCCCAAAACGCCTGTATCGATTCTTCTCAACCCTCTATTCTGCCTTG GCCCGAGGATCCCGAGCCGTCCTGCAGTTGTACCCTGAAAACTCAGAACAG CTGGAGCTCATCACTGCACAGGCCATGAAGGCAGGGTTCACGGGAGGAATGGTGGTGGATTATCCCAACAGCGCCAAAGCTAAGAA gttcTTCCTCTGTCTCTTTGTTGGGATGGCTGGTGTGTTACCAAAG AACACGGTTCAGAAATGCCAAGGGCAAGTCTGTAAAGAAAAGCCGGGACTGGGTCTTGGAGAAGAAGGAACGTAG
- the BUD23 gene encoding 18S rRNA (guanine-N(7))-methyltransferase isoform X2, with translation MIEIQSQMSERAVELLGLPKDRPCFLLDVGCGSGLSGDYISEEGHHWVGMDISSAMLDVAVEREVEGDLILADMGQGIPFRPGMFDGCVSISAVQWLCNADKKTHSPPKRLYRFFSTLYSALARGSRAVLQLYPENSEQLELITAQAMKAGFTGGMVVDYPNSAKAKKFFLCLFVGMAGVLPKALGAECANGEESQQAKFTSERTRFRNAKGKSVKKSRDWVLEKKERRRRQGKEVRADTRYTGRKRRPRF, from the exons ATGATTGAGATCCAGTCGCAGATGTCAGAGCGGGCCGTGGAGCTTTTGGGCTTGCCCAAGGATCGGCCATGTTTCCTTCTGGATGTCGG CTGTGGCTCTGGTTTGAGTGGAGATTACATCTCTGAAGAGGGACATCACTGGGTTGGGATGGACATCAGTTCTGCCATGCTGG ATGTTGCTGTGGAGAGAGAGGTGGAAGGAGACCTCATCCTTGCAGACATGGGGCAGGGGATTCCCTTCAGGCCAGGCATGTTTGATGGCTGTGTCAG TATTTCTGCAGTGCAGTGGCTCTGTAACGCTGATAAGAAGACACACAGTCCCCCAAAACGCCTGTATCGATTCTTCTCAACCCTCTATTCTGCCTTG GCCCGAGGATCCCGAGCCGTCCTGCAGTTGTACCCTGAAAACTCAGAACAG CTGGAGCTCATCACTGCACAGGCCATGAAGGCAGGGTTCACGGGAGGAATGGTGGTGGATTATCCCAACAGCGCCAAAGCTAAGAA gttcTTCCTCTGTCTCTTTGTTGGGATGGCTGGTGTGTTACCAAAG GCTCTTGGTGCTGAGTGCGCTAATGGAGAGGAGTCCCAGCAGGCCAAGTTCACCAGCGAAAG AACACGGTTCAGAAATGCCAAGGGCAAGTCTGTAAAGAAAAGCCGGGACTGGGTCTTGGAGAAGAAGGAACGTAGACGGCGGCAGGGCAA GGAAGTGAGGGCGGATACAAGATACACTGGCCGAAAGCGGCGGCCTCGCTTCTGA
- the DNAJC30 gene encoding dnaJ homolog subfamily C member 30, mitochondrial: MAPPPAARGWPRALLSRLLPPRPLGRRGAAAGGGGPARPAGLYELLGVPASATQAQIKAAYYEQSFRCHPDRNAGSEEAAARFTALHQAYAVLGSAALRRRYDRGLLSREELSSAARPAPAARPAPGPRSAAPRRAPAAPAFDFDAFYRAHYGEQLERQRALRQRRRRRQEAEAAAAQGWRGDRLPELSLALLLLCGLALLGRTK; encoded by the coding sequence ATGGCGCCGCCTCCCGCCGCTCGCGGCTGGCCCCGCGCGCTCCTGAGCCGCCTgctgcccccccggcccctcgGCCGCCGCGGCGCCGCCGCCGGCGGGGGGGGCCCGGCGCGGCCCGCGGGGCTGTACGAGCTGCTGGGCGTGCCGGCCAGCGCCACGCAGGCGCAGATCAAGGCGGCCTACTACGAGCAGAGCTTCCGCTGCCACCCGGACCGCAACGCGGGCAGCGAGGAGGCGGCCGCGCGCTTCACCGCCCTGCACCAGGCCTACGCCGTGCTGGGCAGCGCGGCCCTGCGCCGCCGGTACGACCGGGGCCTGCTGAGCCGCGAGGAGCTGAGCTCGGCCGCGCGGCCCGCGCCCGCCGCGCGCCCGGCGCCCGGCCCGCGCAGCGCGGCCCCGCGGCGCGCCCCCGCGGCGCCCGCCTTCGACTTCGACGCCTTCTACCGCGCCCACTACGGCGAGCAGCTGGAGCGGCAGCGGGCCCTGCgccagcggcggcggcggcggcaggagGCGGAGGCGGCGGCGGCCCAGGGGTGGCGCGGCGACCGGCTGCCGGAGCTCTCGCtcgccctgctcctgctctgcggCCTGGCGCTGCTGGGCCGCACGAAGTGA
- the BUD23 gene encoding 18S rRNA (guanine-N(7))-methyltransferase isoform X1, with translation MAGSGRRPEHRGPPELFYDVAEAWKYSQNSRMIEIQSQMSERAVELLGLPKDRPCFLLDVGCGSGLSGDYISEEGHHWVGMDISSAMLDVAVEREVEGDLILADMGQGIPFRPGMFDGCVSISAVQWLCNADKKTHSPPKRLYRFFSTLYSALARGSRAVLQLYPENSEQLELITAQAMKAGFTGGMVVDYPNSAKAKKFFLCLFVGMAGVLPKALGAECANGEESQQAKFTSERTRFRNAKGKSVKKSRDWVLEKKERRRRQGKEVRADTRYTGRKRRPRF, from the exons ATGGCGGGGAGCGGCCGGAGGCCTGAGCATCGCGGGCCCCCGGAGCTG TTTTACGATGTGGCCGAGGCCTGGAAATActcccagaa CTCTCGAATGATTGAGATCCAGTCGCAGATGTCAGAGCGGGCCGTGGAGCTTTTGGGCTTGCCCAAGGATCGGCCATGTTTCCTTCTGGATGTCGG CTGTGGCTCTGGTTTGAGTGGAGATTACATCTCTGAAGAGGGACATCACTGGGTTGGGATGGACATCAGTTCTGCCATGCTGG ATGTTGCTGTGGAGAGAGAGGTGGAAGGAGACCTCATCCTTGCAGACATGGGGCAGGGGATTCCCTTCAGGCCAGGCATGTTTGATGGCTGTGTCAG TATTTCTGCAGTGCAGTGGCTCTGTAACGCTGATAAGAAGACACACAGTCCCCCAAAACGCCTGTATCGATTCTTCTCAACCCTCTATTCTGCCTTG GCCCGAGGATCCCGAGCCGTCCTGCAGTTGTACCCTGAAAACTCAGAACAG CTGGAGCTCATCACTGCACAGGCCATGAAGGCAGGGTTCACGGGAGGAATGGTGGTGGATTATCCCAACAGCGCCAAAGCTAAGAA gttcTTCCTCTGTCTCTTTGTTGGGATGGCTGGTGTGTTACCAAAG GCTCTTGGTGCTGAGTGCGCTAATGGAGAGGAGTCCCAGCAGGCCAAGTTCACCAGCGAAAG AACACGGTTCAGAAATGCCAAGGGCAAGTCTGTAAAGAAAAGCCGGGACTGGGTCTTGGAGAAGAAGGAACGTAGACGGCGGCAGGGCAA GGAAGTGAGGGCGGATACAAGATACACTGGCCGAAAGCGGCGGCCTCGCTTCTGA